From Rhodovastum atsumiense, a single genomic window includes:
- a CDS encoding bifunctional GNAT family N-acetyltransferase/(deoxy)nucleoside triphosphate pyrophosphohydrolase — MILRPYKPEDAAELHRLINDWMVTRNLAAVPFPYRRELADEWIRSAAESLRQGTAYHLAVTGTEGEREIIVGGVGLRVDKARKTASLGYWVGQRFWRHGVASEAAARLARWALANLDLVRLEATAAHDNAGSVAVLRRIGFRQVGEGREKFLSLNAEQRVLRFQATREDLFGGPEPEVEPESCGPAPAGSSPLLLVAACALIDADGRVLLARRPEGKRMAGLWEFPGGKLNPGETPEAALIRELREELGIDVAAACLAPFAFASHRYERFHLLMPLFLCRRWKGRPQPREGQALAWVRPEKLSEYPMPEADLPLVPLLRDFL, encoded by the coding sequence CTGATCCTGCGTCCCTACAAGCCCGAGGACGCGGCGGAGCTGCACCGGCTGATCAATGACTGGATGGTCACGCGCAACCTCGCCGCGGTGCCGTTCCCATACCGGCGCGAACTGGCCGACGAGTGGATCCGCTCCGCCGCCGAGTCGCTGCGGCAGGGCACCGCCTACCATCTCGCCGTCACCGGCACCGAGGGGGAGCGGGAGATCATCGTCGGCGGTGTCGGGCTGCGGGTGGACAAGGCGCGCAAGACCGCGAGTCTCGGCTACTGGGTCGGGCAGCGTTTCTGGCGCCATGGCGTGGCCAGCGAGGCCGCGGCGCGGCTGGCGCGCTGGGCGCTGGCCAATCTCGACCTGGTGCGGCTGGAGGCGACGGCCGCGCATGACAATGCCGGCTCGGTCGCGGTGCTGCGCCGCATTGGCTTCCGCCAGGTGGGCGAGGGGCGGGAGAAGTTCCTGTCGCTGAATGCCGAGCAGCGCGTGCTGCGGTTCCAGGCCACGCGGGAGGATTTGTTTGGCGGCCCGGAGCCGGAAGTCGAGCCCGAATCCTGCGGCCCGGCTCCGGCGGGATCGAGTCCGCTGCTGCTGGTCGCCGCCTGTGCCCTGATCGACGCCGATGGCCGCGTGCTGCTGGCCCGCCGCCCGGAGGGCAAGCGGATGGCCGGGCTGTGGGAATTCCCCGGTGGCAAGCTCAATCCCGGCGAGACGCCGGAGGCGGCGCTGATCCGCGAACTGCGCGAGGAGCTGGGCATCGACGTGGCGGCGGCCTGTCTCGCACCCTTCGCCTTTGCCTCCCACCGCTACGAGCGCTTCCACCTGCTGATGCCGCTGTTCCTCTGCCGGCGCTGGAAGGGGCGGCCGCAGCCACGCGAGGGCCAGGCCCTGGCCTGGGTGCGGCCGGAGAAGCTTTCCGAGTATCCGATGCCGGAAGCCGACCTGCCGCTGGTGCCGCTGCTGCGCGACTTTCTCTGA
- a CDS encoding BolA family protein: MTTRADRMAAVLERQLSPTLLRIEDDSARHAGHAGAAPGGETHYSVLVVSPGFRGQGRLARSRAVHALLEAEFASGLHALALTLRTPEEHATLGGA, from the coding sequence ATGACGACACGCGCTGATCGCATGGCCGCCGTGCTGGAACGGCAGCTCTCCCCGACCCTGCTGCGGATCGAGGACGACTCCGCCCGCCATGCCGGCCATGCCGGCGCCGCACCGGGCGGCGAGACGCATTACAGCGTGCTCGTGGTCTCCCCCGGCTTCCGCGGGCAGGGCCGCCTTGCCCGCTCGCGCGCGGTGCATGCCCTGCTGGAAGCCGAATTCGCCAGCGGCCTGCACGCGCTCGCCCTGACGCTGCGCACCCCCGAGGAACACGCGACCCTCGGCGGCGCCTGA
- a CDS encoding J domain-containing protein, with the protein MTRRTSRPRAYAPDPRAPGRHCDMPGCGGFGEYRAPKSRSQLNDYWWFCLEHVRAYNASWDFYKGMSPGEIEAQLRADTSWQRPSWPLGHIGAQRIEEALARDPLHLLDAARLRAGAASRHDEPPAEMREPLATLGLTWPVTLAEVKARWKELAKRHHPDANNGDRASEERLKCINLAYAALRGHLAGGQRVAAAG; encoded by the coding sequence ATGACCCGACGCACTTCGCGACCCCGGGCCTACGCGCCCGATCCGCGGGCGCCGGGCCGACACTGCGACATGCCTGGCTGCGGCGGCTTCGGCGAGTACCGTGCGCCGAAGTCACGCAGCCAGCTGAACGACTACTGGTGGTTCTGCCTCGAGCACGTGCGCGCCTACAACGCCTCGTGGGACTTCTACAAAGGCATGTCGCCGGGCGAGATCGAGGCGCAACTGCGCGCCGACACGTCCTGGCAGCGTCCTTCCTGGCCGCTTGGCCATATCGGGGCGCAGCGCATCGAGGAAGCGCTGGCGCGCGATCCGTTGCACCTGCTGGACGCGGCCCGGCTGCGGGCGGGCGCCGCGTCGCGCCACGACGAGCCGCCGGCGGAGATGCGCGAGCCGCTGGCCACGCTCGGCCTGACCTGGCCGGTGACGCTGGCCGAGGTGAAGGCGCGCTGGAAGGAACTGGCCAAGCGCCACCATCCGGACGCCAACAACGGCGACCGCGCCTCCGAGGAGCGGCTGAAGTGCATCAACCTCGCCTATGCCGCCCTGCGCGGCCATCTGGCGGGCGGGCAACGGGTTGCCGCGGCGGGGTGA
- a CDS encoding competence/damage-inducible protein A: MPDHANPTACLLVIGNEVLSGRTQDANIKFLATRLGEIGIPLREVRVIPDIAETIVATVNEVRARFDHVFTTGGIGPTHDDITSECVAAAFGVPWEKHPEAWARLDRHYRPGEFNAARQRMATLPRGAELIDNPVSIAPGFTIGNVHVFAGVPRIMQAMFEVLAPKLAGGAPVLSRAVHTGEVPEGRLAEGLAAIQARHPDLDIGSYPYYRLTGNGVAIVAKGTDVAAAEAAIAEVAELMRACGGVPIAGEPAA; this comes from the coding sequence ATGCCGGACCATGCCAACCCCACGGCCTGCCTGCTGGTGATCGGCAACGAGGTGCTGTCCGGCCGCACCCAGGACGCGAATATCAAATTTCTCGCCACCCGACTCGGTGAAATCGGCATCCCCCTGCGCGAAGTACGTGTCATCCCGGATATCGCCGAGACCATCGTCGCCACCGTCAACGAGGTCCGCGCCCGTTTCGACCACGTCTTCACCACCGGCGGCATCGGCCCGACTCATGACGACATCACCAGCGAATGCGTCGCCGCCGCCTTCGGTGTGCCGTGGGAGAAGCATCCGGAAGCCTGGGCGCGGCTGGACCGCCATTACCGGCCCGGCGAGTTCAATGCGGCGCGCCAGCGCATGGCGACGCTGCCGCGCGGTGCCGAGCTGATCGACAACCCGGTCTCGATCGCGCCGGGCTTCACCATCGGCAATGTGCATGTCTTCGCCGGGGTGCCGCGGATCATGCAGGCGATGTTCGAGGTGCTGGCGCCGAAACTCGCCGGCGGCGCGCCGGTGCTGTCGCGGGCGGTGCACACCGGGGAAGTGCCGGAAGGGCGGCTCGCCGAGGGGCTCGCGGCGATCCAGGCGCGCCATCCCGATCTCGATATCGGCAGCTATCCTTATTACCGGCTCACCGGCAACGGCGTCGCCATCGTCGCCAAGGGCACCGATGTCGCGGCCGCCGAGGCCGCCATCGCCGAGGTGGCCGAGCTGATGCGGGCCTGTGGCGGCGTTCCGATCGCCGGCGAACCGGCCGCCTGA
- the prmC gene encoding peptide chain release factor N(5)-glutamine methyltransferase translates to MTKEDLLREATTLLRDAGIDEPRREARLLYEHAAGDPTAFHVAVARRAAREPMALITGRQGFWTLDLAVSRATLIPRPDTETLIEAALAARPDRAAVRRILDLGTGTGCLLLAALAEFPLAFGVGVDLVPEAAALAAANARANGLAGRAAFLAGDWAAALSGRFDLVLSNPPYIESDAIPGLMPEVAAFEPRSALDGGADGMAAYRFLVKRLPRLLAPGGVAVLELGAGQAAGVAALARAAGLDDPVLRADLAGIARAAVLTLGHD, encoded by the coding sequence ATGACAAAAGAAGATCTTCTCCGCGAAGCAACCACCCTTCTACGCGATGCCGGCATCGACGAGCCCCGGCGGGAGGCGCGGCTGCTCTACGAGCACGCCGCCGGTGACCCGACGGCGTTTCACGTCGCGGTGGCGCGCCGGGCGGCGCGCGAGCCGATGGCGCTGATCACCGGGCGGCAGGGGTTCTGGACGCTTGATCTCGCGGTGTCGCGGGCCACGCTGATCCCGCGCCCCGACACCGAGACGCTGATCGAGGCTGCCCTGGCTGCCCGGCCGGACCGTGCGGCGGTGCGGCGGATCCTTGATCTCGGCACCGGCACCGGTTGCCTGCTGCTCGCCGCCCTGGCGGAATTCCCGCTGGCCTTCGGCGTAGGCGTGGACCTGGTGCCGGAGGCGGCCGCGCTGGCCGCGGCCAACGCGCGTGCCAATGGGCTGGCCGGGCGGGCGGCCTTCCTGGCGGGGGACTGGGCGGCGGCGCTGTCCGGCCGTTTCGACCTGGTGCTGTCCAACCCGCCTTATATCGAATCGGATGCGATCCCCGGCCTGATGCCGGAGGTCGCCGCCTTCGAGCCGCGCAGCGCGCTGGACGGTGGCGCAGACGGGATGGCGGCCTATCGCTTTCTTGTGAAACGACTTCCCCGGCTGTTGGCGCCTGGCGGGGTGGCGGTGCTGGAACTGGGGGCGGGGCAGGCCGCTGGCGTGGCCGCGCTGGCGCGGGCGGCGGGGCTTGACGATCCTGTTTTGCGTGCCGATCTGGCCGGTATTGCGCGTGCTGCGGTTCTGACCCTTGGCCATGACTGA
- a CDS encoding NUDIX hydrolase: protein MAALAELRYAAGMDPRFARHVDACNNARLPGGRLPFAIGDLPVGWVRPEVARALADFTSVSAGPAGVTLAADAAAELPAIGRALAEAGFTRWRGEAFDVRAEPGGPVLTTVDRGGLPLFGLLALGVHVNGLVTRPDGLHLWIARRAADKALDPGKLDHLVAGGVPAGMTPAETVVKEAAEEAAVPAALAANAIERSTLTYAMDRPEGLRRDILVCYDLYLPEEFHPTAADGEVESFELWPVQRVLERVRDSDDFKFNVNLVLIDLFRRLDLL from the coding sequence GTGGCAGCCCTGGCGGAACTCCGCTATGCGGCCGGCATGGATCCGCGATTTGCCCGGCATGTCGATGCCTGCAACAACGCCCGCCTGCCCGGCGGGCGCCTTCCCTTCGCGATCGGCGACCTGCCGGTCGGATGGGTCCGCCCCGAGGTGGCGCGCGCGCTCGCCGATTTCACCTCCGTCTCAGCTGGCCCCGCCGGCGTCACCCTGGCCGCCGATGCCGCCGCCGAGCTGCCGGCGATCGGCCGCGCCCTCGCCGAGGCCGGCTTCACCCGCTGGCGCGGCGAGGCCTTCGACGTGCGCGCCGAGCCGGGTGGCCCGGTGCTGACCACGGTCGACCGCGGCGGCCTGCCGCTGTTCGGCCTGCTGGCGTTGGGGGTGCACGTGAACGGCCTGGTCACGCGCCCGGATGGCCTGCATCTCTGGATCGCCCGCCGCGCCGCCGACAAGGCGCTCGATCCGGGCAAGCTCGACCACCTGGTCGCCGGCGGCGTTCCCGCCGGGATGACCCCGGCGGAAACGGTGGTGAAGGAAGCCGCCGAGGAAGCCGCCGTGCCTGCCGCCCTCGCCGCCAACGCGATCGAGCGCAGCACCCTGACCTACGCCATGGACCGCCCGGAAGGGCTGCGGCGCGACATCCTGGTCTGCTACGACCTGTACTTGCCCGAGGAATTCCACCCCACCGCCGCCGATGGCGAGGTTGAGAGCTTCGAGCTCTGGCCGGTGCAACGCGTGCTGGAGCGGGTGCGCGACAGCGACGACTTCAAGTTCAACGTGAACCTGGTGCTGATCGACCTGTTCCGCCGCCTGGACCTGCTCTGA
- a CDS encoding DUF2889 domain-containing protein: protein MPLSTATERELIHLRDISLRGYHRADGLFDIEAHLRDTKTRGFDGLDRPGGRIEPGEPLHDMWARMTVDEDMVIVAFEAVTAYGPFDVCRQSGRHFDRLAGLTIGPGFLREANARVGGIDGCTHLREMLQQMATTAYQTLWPVRLRRAEEHRRQLAEAGQAPAEEARPVLLNTCYGYADTRDAVRRRWPRLYRGSGSEAAGAADGTT, encoded by the coding sequence ATGCCGTTGAGCACCGCCACCGAGCGCGAACTGATCCACCTACGAGACATCAGCCTGCGCGGCTATCATCGCGCCGACGGCCTGTTCGACATCGAGGCCCATCTGCGCGACACCAAGACGCGCGGCTTCGACGGGCTCGACCGTCCTGGCGGGCGGATCGAGCCGGGCGAGCCGCTGCATGACATGTGGGCGCGCATGACGGTGGACGAGGACATGGTCATCGTCGCCTTCGAGGCGGTCACGGCGTACGGGCCGTTCGACGTGTGCCGGCAGAGTGGCCGGCATTTCGATCGCCTGGCCGGGCTGACGATCGGGCCCGGCTTCCTCAGGGAGGCGAATGCCCGGGTCGGCGGCATCGATGGCTGCACGCATCTGCGGGAAATGCTGCAGCAGATGGCCACGACCGCCTATCAGACGTTGTGGCCAGTACGGCTGCGCCGCGCCGAGGAGCACCGCCGGCAACTGGCCGAGGCCGGACAGGCGCCAGCGGAGGAGGCGAGGCCCGTCCTGTTGAATACGTGCTACGGCTACGCGGATACCCGCGATGCCGTGCGCCGCCGCTGGCCTCGTTTGTATCGCGGTTCCGGGTCCGAGGCGGCCGGGGCGGCCGACGGGACCACGTGA
- a CDS encoding ribbon-helix-helix domain-containing protein: protein MATSRLISRNVKGSQGRTSMRLEPELWDALEEMCRRERMPIREMVRRIGAEAPPGGRTSAVRVRLITYFREAATEGGHVAAGHGALPSDTVMSG, encoded by the coding sequence GTGGCGACAAGCCGGCTCATCAGCCGCAACGTGAAGGGCTCGCAGGGGCGCACCAGCATGCGTCTCGAACCGGAACTCTGGGACGCGCTCGAGGAAATGTGCCGGCGCGAGCGCATGCCGATCCGCGAAATGGTCCGTCGGATCGGCGCCGAGGCGCCACCCGGGGGACGCACCAGCGCGGTGCGCGTGCGCCTGATCACCTATTTCCGCGAGGCCGCGACCGAAGGTGGCCACGTGGCTGCCGGGCACGGCGCCTTGCCGTCGGATACGGTGATGTCCGGCTGA
- a CDS encoding ABCB family ABC transporter ATP-binding protein/permease, translated as MHLSALPAQPDFAGARVPERSTLATIRSLLPYLWPKESPGTRLRVAIAVSFLFGAKVALVLVPIVYARAVDALAPTQGAMLAVPVALVVGYGLLRVAAAGFGEMRDAIFAAVQQRTVRRVALETFRHLHQLSLRFHLDRQTGGLSRAIDRGTSGIEAVLRLAVFNVVPTLVEVGLVTAILWHLFDWRYALLTLVAVACYLSFTFVVTNWRVRIRRTMNENDSDAKTRAVDSLLNFETVKYFGNEAHEARRFDESLVRYERAAVKSQVTLNLLNLGQAAIISATLAVVMLMAAQEVVAGTLTVGRFVLVNTYLMQLYQPLNMLGFVYREIRQGLTDMEQMFRLMRVPAEVADRPGAPALQARGGEVVFEEVQFGYRPDRGILKGVSFRVPAGGRLAIVGPTGAGKSTISRLLFRFYDVTGGRVLVDGQDVREVTQESLRAAIGVVPQDTVLFNDTIRYNIAYGRPGATQAEIEAAARLAQVHDFVLRLPDGYDTRVGERGLKLSGGEKQRVAIARTILKDPRILILDEATSALDTHTEQEIQTALRAVSRDRTTLTIAHRLSTVVDADQILVLVDGGVAERGTHAELLALGGVYARMWALQAEQHEAVEAV; from the coding sequence ATGCATCTTTCGGCCCTGCCGGCGCAGCCGGATTTCGCGGGCGCGCGCGTGCCCGAGCGCTCCACCCTCGCCACCATCCGTTCGCTGCTGCCGTATCTCTGGCCGAAGGAGAGTCCCGGCACGCGGCTGCGCGTGGCGATCGCGGTGTCGTTCCTGTTCGGTGCCAAGGTGGCGCTGGTGCTGGTGCCGATCGTCTATGCGCGTGCGGTGGATGCGCTGGCGCCGACGCAGGGGGCGATGCTGGCCGTGCCGGTGGCGCTGGTCGTCGGCTACGGGCTGCTGCGCGTCGCTGCCGCGGGCTTCGGGGAGATGCGCGACGCCATCTTCGCCGCGGTGCAGCAGCGCACGGTGCGGCGGGTGGCCCTGGAGACTTTCCGCCACCTGCACCAGTTGTCGCTGCGCTTTCACCTCGACCGCCAGACCGGCGGGCTGTCGCGGGCGATCGACCGCGGCACCAGCGGCATCGAGGCGGTGTTGCGGCTGGCGGTGTTCAACGTGGTGCCGACGCTGGTGGAGGTGGGGTTGGTCACCGCCATCCTCTGGCACCTGTTCGACTGGCGCTACGCGCTGCTGACGCTGGTGGCGGTCGCCTGCTATCTGTCCTTCACCTTCGTCGTCACCAACTGGCGGGTGCGCATCCGCCGGACGATGAACGAGAACGACAGCGACGCCAAGACGCGGGCGGTCGACAGCCTGCTGAACTTCGAGACGGTCAAGTATTTCGGCAACGAGGCGCACGAGGCCCGTCGTTTCGACGAATCGCTGGTCCGCTACGAGCGCGCGGCGGTGAAGAGCCAGGTGACGCTGAACCTGTTGAACCTGGGGCAGGCGGCGATCATCTCGGCGACGCTGGCGGTGGTGATGCTGATGGCGGCGCAGGAAGTGGTGGCGGGCACGCTGACGGTCGGACGTTTCGTGCTGGTCAACACCTATCTGATGCAACTGTACCAGCCGCTCAACATGCTCGGCTTTGTCTACCGCGAGATCCGGCAGGGCCTGACCGACATGGAGCAGATGTTCCGGCTGATGCGGGTGCCCGCGGAGGTCGCCGACCGCCCGGGCGCGCCGGCGCTGCAGGCGCGGGGCGGGGAGGTGGTGTTCGAGGAGGTGCAGTTCGGCTATCGCCCGGACCGCGGCATCCTCAAGGGCGTCTCGTTCCGGGTGCCGGCGGGGGGACGCCTGGCGATCGTCGGGCCAACGGGGGCCGGCAAATCGACCATCAGCCGGCTGTTGTTCCGCTTCTATGACGTGACCGGCGGGCGGGTGCTGGTCGATGGCCAGGACGTGCGGGAGGTGACGCAGGAGAGCCTGCGCGCGGCCATTGGCGTGGTGCCGCAGGACACTGTGCTGTTCAACGACACGATCCGCTACAACATCGCCTATGGCCGGCCGGGCGCGACCCAGGCCGAGATCGAGGCGGCGGCGCGGCTGGCGCAGGTGCATGATTTCGTCCTGCGTTTGCCGGACGGCTACGACACCAGGGTGGGCGAGCGCGGCTTGAAGCTGTCGGGTGGCGAGAAGCAGCGGGTTGCCATTGCCCGCACCATCCTGAAGGACCCGCGCATCCTGATCCTGGACGAGGCGACCAGTGCGCTTGATACGCACACCGAACAGGAGATCCAGACGGCCTTGCGGGCGGTGTCGCGGGATCGCACGACGCTGACGATCGCGCACCGGCTGTCCACGGTCGTGGATGCCGACCAGATCCTGGTGCTGGTGGATGGTGGCGTGGCCGAGCGTGGCACGCATGCGGAGTTGCTCGCGCTCGGCGGGGTCTATGCGAGGATGTGGGCCTTGCAGGCCGAGCAGCACGAGGCGGTGGAAGCGGTATAG
- the cobS gene encoding cobaltochelatase subunit CobS: MTKVAALSDTRAMPTSAIDLPDTTVNARETFGVDSDMEVPAFSVRTEHVPDVDPAYRFDPETTLAILAGFAFNRRVMIQGYHGTGKSTHIEQVAARLNWPCIRVNLDSHISRIDLIGKDAIVLKEGKQITEFREGILPWALQHACALVFDEYDAGRPDVMFVIQRVLEVEGRLTLLDQNKVIRPHRSFRLFSTANTVGLGDTTGLYHGTQQINQGQMDRWNIVATLNYLPHAQETEIVLAKMGLDGTDQAMRKQIESMVACAELTRAGFINGDISTVMSPRTVITWAENARIFNDVGFAFRLTFLNKCDEAERSTVAEYFQRCFNQDLPTGNLIRRG, encoded by the coding sequence ATGACCAAGGTAGCCGCTCTCTCCGACACCCGCGCCATGCCGACCTCGGCGATCGATCTGCCGGACACCACGGTGAATGCGCGCGAGACCTTCGGGGTGGACAGCGACATGGAGGTTCCGGCGTTCTCGGTGCGCACCGAGCACGTGCCGGATGTCGACCCTGCTTATCGCTTCGATCCGGAGACGACGCTGGCCATCCTCGCCGGCTTCGCCTTCAACCGCCGGGTCATGATCCAGGGCTACCACGGCACCGGCAAGTCGACCCATATCGAGCAGGTCGCGGCGCGGCTGAACTGGCCCTGCATCCGCGTCAATCTCGACAGCCACATCAGCCGCATCGACCTGATCGGCAAGGACGCGATCGTCCTGAAGGAAGGCAAGCAGATCACCGAGTTCCGCGAGGGCATCCTGCCCTGGGCGCTGCAGCATGCCTGCGCCCTGGTGTTCGACGAATACGATGCCGGCCGTCCCGACGTGATGTTCGTCATCCAGCGCGTGCTCGAGGTCGAAGGCCGGCTGACGCTGCTCGACCAGAACAAGGTGATCCGCCCGCATCGCAGCTTCCGCCTGTTCTCCACCGCCAACACCGTGGGCCTCGGCGACACCACCGGCCTCTATCACGGCACCCAGCAGATCAATCAGGGCCAGATGGACCGCTGGAACATCGTGGCCACGCTGAACTACCTGCCGCACGCGCAGGAAACCGAGATCGTCCTGGCCAAGATGGGCCTCGACGGCACTGACCAGGCGATGCGCAAGCAGATCGAGAGCATGGTCGCCTGTGCCGAACTGACCCGCGCCGGCTTCATCAACGGCGACATCTCCACCGTGATGTCGCCGCGCACCGTCATCACCTGGGCCGAGAACGCCCGCATCTTCAATGATGTCGGCTTCGCCTTCCGGCTGACCTTCCTGAACAAGTGCGACGAGGCCGAGCGCAGCACGGTGGCCGAGTACTTCCAGCGTTGCTTCAACCAGGACCTGCCGACGGGCAACCTGATCCGTCGCGGCTGA
- a CDS encoding spermidine synthase family protein, with protein MEEWIELAAAGSPEARIVLRRRGGTYEIRFNGWELMSSRAHHSEEVMARRACAALPGPAPRVLIGGLGMGFMVRAALDVLPPSARVEVAEIFPEVLAWNRGPLAGLAGRPLEDPRVCVRCEDVSALLRAPGPGWDAVLLDVDNGPGALTLEDNGSLYGTTGLRLIRAALLPGGCLAVWSADRSTAFEAALREVGLGWQCQEVTARGDPGDPRHALYFAYVPNR; from the coding sequence ATGGAAGAATGGATCGAGCTTGCAGCCGCGGGTAGCCCCGAGGCCCGGATCGTGCTGCGCCGGCGTGGCGGCACGTATGAGATTCGTTTCAATGGCTGGGAGCTGATGTCCAGCCGCGCCCATCATTCCGAAGAGGTGATGGCGCGCCGGGCCTGCGCGGCGTTGCCTGGTCCGGCGCCGCGTGTGTTGATCGGTGGCCTGGGCATGGGCTTCATGGTGCGGGCTGCCCTGGACGTCCTGCCGCCCTCGGCGAGGGTCGAGGTGGCGGAGATTTTCCCCGAGGTGCTCGCCTGGAACCGTGGCCCGCTGGCGGGTTTGGCCGGCCGTCCGCTCGAGGACCCGCGGGTATGCGTGCGCTGCGAGGACGTGTCGGCGCTGTTACGGGCCCCTGGTCCCGGCTGGGATGCGGTGCTGCTTGATGTCGACAACGGTCCGGGTGCGCTGACGCTGGAGGACAATGGCTCGCTCTATGGCACGACGGGGCTGCGGCTGATCCGGGCTGCGCTGCTGCCGGGCGGGTGCCTGGCGGTCTGGTCGGCCGACCGCTCGACGGCGTTCGAGGCGGCGTTGCGGGAGGTCGGGCTTGGCTGGCAGTGCCAGGAGGTGACGGCGCGGGGGGATCCGGGTGACCCGCGCCACGCGCTTTATTTCGCATACGTTCCAAATCGCTGA
- the prfA gene encoding peptide chain release factor 1: MSFSFKLDRILDRAAELRAMLSEGLGGEAFVKASRELAEIEPVVERIDELRAAEHQAHDAEALLADPEMRELAEAELFELKGRIPALQHALRLALLPKDEADERPAILEIRPAAGGDEAGLFAAELFDMYRKYAVLRGWRFEVLEYDESELGGLKGASAEITGQGVFARMKYESGVHRVQRVPATESQGRIHTSTVTVAVLPEAEEVDVQIDEGELRIDVYRASGAGGQHVNKTESAVRITHLPTGIVVAMQEEKSQHKNRAKAMKILRARLYEQQRAQAHASRAADRRSQVGTGDRSERIRTYNFPQGRVSDHRIEKTLYKIDRIMQGELDEFIDALIAEDQAARLAAEE; this comes from the coding sequence ATGAGCTTTTCGTTCAAGCTCGACCGCATCCTCGACCGTGCCGCCGAGCTGCGCGCCATGCTGTCCGAGGGCCTGGGCGGCGAGGCTTTCGTCAAGGCCAGCCGGGAACTGGCCGAGATCGAGCCGGTGGTGGAGCGCATCGACGAGCTGCGCGCTGCCGAGCACCAGGCCCACGATGCCGAGGCGTTGCTGGCCGATCCGGAGATGCGGGAACTGGCCGAAGCCGAGCTGTTCGAGCTGAAGGGCCGCATCCCGGCGCTGCAGCACGCGCTGCGGCTGGCGCTGCTGCCGAAGGACGAGGCCGACGAGCGCCCCGCCATCCTGGAAATTCGTCCCGCCGCCGGCGGCGACGAGGCCGGGCTGTTCGCCGCCGAGCTGTTCGACATGTACCGCAAGTATGCGGTGCTGCGCGGCTGGCGCTTCGAGGTGCTGGAATACGACGAATCGGAGCTGGGCGGGCTGAAGGGTGCCTCGGCCGAGATCACCGGCCAGGGCGTGTTCGCGCGGATGAAATACGAATCCGGTGTGCACCGGGTGCAGCGTGTGCCTGCGACCGAGAGCCAGGGCCGCATCCATACCTCGACCGTGACGGTGGCGGTGCTGCCGGAGGCCGAGGAGGTCGATGTCCAGATCGACGAGGGTGAGCTGCGCATCGACGTGTACCGCGCCTCCGGTGCCGGCGGCCAGCACGTCAACAAGACCGAGAGTGCTGTGCGCATCACCCACCTGCCCACCGGCATCGTGGTGGCGATGCAGGAGGAGAAAAGCCAGCACAAGAACCGCGCCAAGGCGATGAAGATCCTGCGGGCCCGGCTGTACGAGCAGCAACGCGCCCAGGCGCACGCCTCCCGCGCGGCCGATCGCCGGTCCCAGGTGGGCACCGGCGACCGCAGCGAGCGGATCCGCACCTATAATTTCCCGCAGGGGCGGGTGTCCGACCACCGCATCGAGAAGACGCTCTACAAGATCGACCGGATCATGCAGGGCGAGTTGGACGAGTTCATCGACGCGTTGATCGCCGAGGATCAGGCCGCTCGCCTGGCCGCGGAAGAATAA
- a CDS encoding DUF4167 domain-containing protein: MNMKRMRGRNHRGGGSGGGGGGGGGMRHQGGGGGGIPLNRNHVFDSSGPDVRIRGTAQQLFEKYLQLGRDATGSGDRVMAEGYFQHAEHYFRILNAINQAAQQNQQQNGQQGRRPQMQEPGESEGEDGESMPGTGDQPSDSREIPIAAAAPEG; encoded by the coding sequence ATGAACATGAAACGTATGCGCGGACGCAACCATCGTGGGGGCGGCAGCGGCGGAGGCGGTGGCGGTGGTGGCGGCATGCGCCACCAGGGGGGCGGCGGTGGCGGGATTCCCCTCAATCGCAACCATGTGTTCGACAGCAGCGGACCGGATGTCCGTATCCGTGGCACTGCCCAGCAACTGTTCGAGAAATACCTTCAGCTCGGCCGGGATGCGACCGGCAGCGGCGACCGGGTGATGGCGGAAGGCTATTTCCAGCACGCCGAGCACTATTTCCGCATCCTGAACGCGATCAACCAGGCGGCGCAGCAGAACCAGCAGCAGAATGGCCAGCAGGGCCGTCGGCCGCAGATGCAGGAGCCAGGCGAGAGCGAAGGCGAGGACGGGGAGTCGATGCCCGGCACCGGCGACCAGCCTTCCGACAGCCGCGAGATCCCGATCGCCGCGGCGGCGCCGGAAGGCTGA